The region GGTTCATTCCAAAGTCtacctaaataaacaaaattatagTAATGTTTCAGATTTTAGTGCTAATGGATAACAAAagctttcattgtccaactaagtcctggtttttgttttctgtctattTAGGGTGACGTTGGAGCACAGGGTGCACGtggacctgaaggacctgctggAGCTCGTGGAGAACCTGGTAACCCTGGACCTGCTGGCCCGGCTGGACCTTCTGTAAGTATGAATCCCTAACTTTACAACATGAGGTTAAAAATAAGTTATGGAAACATTTCAAACAGGACAAATTTCCAGAgcctatttaaaagaaaatgacaagaaaagctaaatttaataaaaattttgTTAATCTAAATGggtttaaattattgtttttcttttcagggAAACCCTGGAGCAGATGGAGCCCCCGGTGCTAAGGGAGGCCCTGTAAGTGTAtttctaaaaatagaaaaaaagttgTCCATAAGCATTTAATTTGTGCTTCAAAAATTTAGCAAGGGGCCCCAAAAACCTCCCATTGCTATATAGTTTTAACAATAGCTTCAGTATATCCACACCTGAAGAAGTTGTGACtgtattttgttgctgtgtGCTGCTCCCTGCAGGGTGCCCCTGGTGTTGCTGGAGCTCCTGGTTTCCCTGGACCACGTGGACCCCCAGGACCTCAGGGAGCAGCTGGTGCCCCTGGACCCAAGGGTAACACTGTGAGTAcagtttttaagaaataaatcaaatatatataaatgatatatatatttataaattacatatatatatatatatatatatatatatatatatatatgtatatatatatatgcatatatatgtccttcaaatttgaatgtgtcTTTCAGGGTGAGGTTGGTGCCCCAGGATTCAAGGGAGAGCCCGGTGCCAAGGGCGAGGCTGTAAGTTCACCATGAGTAACATTTTTAACTTGTACTCCATACATTTAGCCTTTAATGCAAGttgatttattgattttacCAGGGTGCTCCAGGTGTTCAGGGACCCCCAGGACCTCCTGGTGAAGAGGGCAAAAGAGGAACCAGAGGAGAACCCGGTGCTGCAGGTGCCCGTGGAGCCCCTGGGGAGCGTGTAtgcatttcttctattttttattttaacaatgtttattttcagattaattTGAAATGTCTCAAAAAGGAGAATCTATTTAAGATATTAAGATAAGTTTTGTGCAGctacaatacatttttattaaaaaatccaCAATCTTGGTAGACTGAACCAAATCAAATATCTCTATAGTATATGATGGGTGAAATGGCTTTTCAACCTTATGTTTACAAGCTGTCACAAAAATGTCCCCTCTATAGAGGAGGTTACTTTGTTAATGTAAAAGCTGCTTTGGGTACAGCTCGGTATTCAGTATTGCTTAATATAAGCAATAATGGATACAAGCTGTACACTTGAATGGCATGTCTCTTGCTTTTTATTCAGATATTAAAGCAAAACAAGGAAGAAATTATACCAGGCTAAGTTCATGTTTTTAATTCTCCCTACAGGGTGCCCCTGGTGGTCGTGGgttccctggttctgatggccCTGCTGGAGCCAaagtaaaagaaacaacaaaacactcaACTGGACACCTACTGATATCTTAATAATTGCAACTGGCAATTACTATTTTTCACTGTTCCATTTCTCCTCCTACCTGCTATTCTAGGGTGCCCCTGGTGAGCGTGGTGCTCCTGGTCTTGTTGGACCTAAAGGTTCCACCGGTGAGCCTGGTCGCACTGGTGAGCCTGGTCTTCCTGGAGCAAAGGTACAGATATATCAGATATATTATTGTCTTGGCTTTTTTGTCACCAGTATGGTACATTCACCACATGTTTGTCTCATTTGCTCTCCAATCCTTGCTCTGTAGGGTATGACTGGTAGCCCAGGCAGCCCTGGACCTGATGGCAAAATGGGATCTGCTGTAAGTgtattttcatcaaaccatctACATCTTGCCTCTGAAGTAAAGTTAATTCATGATCAAACCTTCCTCACAGGGAGCCCCTGGACAAGATGGACGCCCCGGACCCCCTGGCCCTGTTGGAGCAAGAGGTCAGCCCGGAGTCATGGGTTTCCCTGGACCAAAGGGAGCTGCTGTGagtataattttaaaagatATTCTGTAAATCTGCTTATTACAGATTGGGGTCTTCTGAAGACTATTCCACTAATATATGTTCTCCACATTGCTTCTTTTATTTGTCTGTATCTAGGGTGAGGCTGGAAAGCCTGGTGAGAGAGGAGTCATGGGACCCACTGGCCCTGCTGTAAGATGCCAACATTTTCTCATCTTTCACTCTTGCCAGTATCTGTCTTTTTGAAAACCTACCATCTTTGACTTTAGGGAGCTGCTGGAAAGGATGGTGATGTTGGTCCTCAAGGTCCTCCAGGACCAGCTGTGAGTGACACACCCCTAAACCAGCATATTGCACTACCCTTCAATCATCATTGCACATTATTAAATGTAGCATCAATGTCTATTTGCGCATCCCCAGGGTCCTACTGGTGAAAGAGGAGAGGCAGGACCTGCTGGAGCACCTGGATTCCAAGGACTTCCTGGACCTCAGGGTGCTATTGGTGAGAGTGGCAAGTCGGGAGAGCAGGTGCATAATGAGATATTAGGTAACTTTAATACATTCTCCTAAGCAAAAGTGCTTCTTCCTCATAGCTATCTTTTTGTCCAGGGTCTGCCCGGTGAGCCTGGAGCTGCAGGACCTGCTGGAGCAAGAGTAAGCTGCTTTTGATCAATGTTGTTTCCATAACCAATAATATTCCCCCAGGAGTATCATGTGTTGGAGGGATAATATAGGATCTTTagagatatttgttttttcacatcTGTTCTTAAACAAAATTGTTGACTTAAAAGATTACTCTTGTAAGCTAGCATTTGTTAGCTTGTTAACTAGtaggctttttcttttttaagcaaAAGCAAATGTTCCCTAAAAACAGCCACACTACTCATTTTGTTAAACTTACCTAACCTTTCGCCCCCCATTCTCCTCAGGGCGACAGAGGATTCCCTGGTGAGCGGGGTGCCCCTGGCCCCATTGGACCTGCTGGTGCTCGTGGATCTCCTGGTTCTCCTGGTAATGATGGTGCTAAGGTAAAGGCTCAGAATAATTTCATAAATTTGGGAGTTTATGCAAAATTAAGTTCAAGTACATATCAATCATTCTTTAATCTCCTTCATTTATCTTCAGGGAGAACCCGGAGCTCCAGGTGCTCCCGGAGCTCAGGGTCCTCCTGGACTGCAGGGAATGCCAGGTGAGCGCGGGGCTGCTGGTCTTCCAGGACTGAGAGGAGACAGAGTGAGTCATCACAACCGTATTCCTCCATAACTTGGGGCTATGTATGTATGCCACAAACTTGAATGCAGTTTGTgttctgaagaaaaatgtaatctttctttaaaaattagAGTTAAATGCTTCAGTAGTTGAAGCTGCAGTAGCTCATCAGTTGGACTTGACCACATGGGCCAGCCTATTGATTTATAATACTGGACTGGACATAACATGACTATCGCATGACACATAGGACTGGTTGCTATGCATTAAGTCAGAGCTGCTGCAGAACCACCAAAAGAAACACACAACGGGGTCATTTTTAAGGTCAGTAAAGTTCTAGGAGTAAATGACATATTGCTTTGACAGTTTGACTTGAATTGAGATATAATTGACATGAAATTTAATTTGCGGGAAATTTTAGAAAAAATAGATGACATACACAGCTATGCAATGAAAAGTAAAATACTAATAcacaacattttacattttgctgcacggtggtgcagttggtagcactgttgccttgcagcaagaaggtcctgggttcgattcccagccgggggtctttctgcatggagtttgcatgttctccccgtgcatgcgtgggttctcaccgggtattccggcttcctcccacagtccaaagacatgcctgttaggttaattggtctctctaaattgcccttaggtgcttggttgtttgtgtgttgccctgcgatggactggcgacctgttcagggtgaaccccgcctctcgcccatagactgctggatttaggcaccagcttccccgcgacccactatggaataagtgatagaaaatgactgactgactgacattttacctggtttaataaaaattaaataaaataatataatacagAAATTTCAATATTCATATGCAGTTATTTattaagtcaagtttatttatatagtgcttttcagcaacaaggcactcaaagcgctgtacacgaGGAAATCCATTACaataatacagaaaatcaaacacagaaaacaaatcaaatgacctTAATAATCCTTGGAGGTTTAcgggtaagagctggttctaatccaatctttccaatagaggtaattagctaattaagtcctctgtggtaatgaattcatcctgtgctagaagaaaaatgatattaatccttgaggtcgctggtataaggcagctgtggtcccatcattcaaatagtaacagtcatgggcactcactgaagtctaggtagagaagctgggtcactggtaggtccaaactttttaaatgctaataatgtttggctttcactggtgtgaaattgttgtaatacaatccttctaagaaatctaaaaatatctGGTCATTGAGTAAAAACAACTGTAGTAAAAtcttcaaatactaataataattggcttttgctcataatcctgagaaatctgaacatctatgaaaagtaatgaaatcacacatttaggtaaagtaagatatgTGGGGAAAAgaattcttagcagaatagagtctgtacaaaaaacctcagcaggggtaagcaacacatacataagtaaagatttatccagggtacggtggaatcttgagggtgcaaatatataagtctgagtgtgtttgcaagaattagactgtcaacgctgatagaagcgccattgtccttgagaagagaggtggaagttttatcaatcggccacatagtcctatcagcacacagctggtaggggagtgccgGGGAAGaacgtcgtgtttatataacatccaggagatattttgtcgatagccagttagcagaagttgatAAGGCAATATTGGGGAGccacatttacaaaaacaataaatgttgtggtacAGACTTGTGTCCAGCTTGCAATtgtgctctcttaacatttcagtctgagtgttgattgctCTAAAGattccatccaacatcgcaagcagctttggaatgctttgaacagccgcccacgttttgcgaatgactccataagccaggtaaccaccaactcaaaaaagcagaaatcctgttatcaaaagaccaaatatgtacacattttctatatcctcgactgacattgtagtcaggcacacGATGTTCCACTgatgccaagaatccattgtgtatccagagaagaacgtccagTCTGGAAAAGTGGGTTCTCCTTTAACCTGTCTTTCCGTcgagaaatttttttttaaaaaaaaattttatcaaTTACGTTGcggagtccagctgaccaaatccataatttacaagtttggaggatatgcaaagcgaggctctgagaaaaatacagacaaaagcagaagcagggatcagcagggagggagggagagagaacgcgtgtgtcttccaccgagagcaagagtaATCTCTAAGGGGGATATCTCTATTAGGGGAGTTAATGTAGGGTAAACAAATTCTGAATTCCTGGACATTTTAgcattaaacaaatatatatatttatatatatatatatattttttttttttttttttttttcccagattgTGTTTAGTTAACAATTTTCTAATTTGCACCCTCATTTGTAGAAGcgtaacatttgttttattaattttgtttcgGCCCCTTTAAGTTGGAACTAACTTCCAGATTAAGCTAGTTCTGCTGGATAGGCTATGCTAGCATTTTCACTCTTCGCCACTAGTGACTATGTCTGCTCCCTTACAAACAAATATTAAGTTATAGCACTTTGCTGCATCGGTGGCCAgtgctttcttattttttatcctCTCCCTTTCTGATCCTCCTTTCCACTTTGGCTGTCTCTGTGCTGCTATGACAGACAGCCTCAGAAAAGAAAGGAGGGGCCATCTAGCCACTTCAGTTCGAGTGAGCCGTCTAAGTGAGCTACGGAAACGACATGGACTGTATTAAAAAAATCCAGCCTGACCCAAACGGAGCCTTTGGTCCTACCCCTTGGCAATAGCAGGCCAGGCCAGAGTCCAGGCCACCAGGAGATGTCCCAGTGCTCCCAGTCCGCCCCTTGGCCTAGGTGACAGGAGTCACATGAACCCTCTTTTAATATATCAGTTTGGAAATTCCAGTATCAAtgccagaaaacaacaaactgtgATACAATAATCACAACTATGCAGCATGAGCTGTAAAAAAGTCAATTGACAGTTTGGCTAGAGTTTGGCTATCCTTATACCACATTAGGTACTATAATACACAGTTCCCACAATGCTGATAGATTTATGTTTAGGGAGAGAACAAATTTCTATGTTTTATAAAatcaacaattttctcaaattaatttcagtcatattttataaaaaattcgGTAAGAAATGAGGGCACTACAATCATTTTGTGACAGATGCATGCTCATAACGCTTCAGAACAGCATGGTTTTGTTGACATGACTGAATGGATAGCAATAGTACCTGCATGCACACATCACAATCTATAGTGGCTAATTGGTACTGTCTAATCCagtaatgtacaggtccttctcaaaatattaacatattgtgataaagctcattattttccataatgtcatgatgaaaatttaacattcatatattttagattcattgcacactaactgaaatatttcaggtcttttattgtcttaatacggatgattttggcatacagctcatgaaaacccaaaattcctatctcacaaaattagcatatttcatccgaccaatcaaagaaaagtgtttttaatacaaaaaacgtcaaccttcaaataatcaagtacagttatgcactcaatacttggtcgggaatcctttggcagaaatgactgcttcaatgcggcgtggcatggaggcaatcagcctgtggcactgctgaggtcttatggaggcccaggatgcttcgatagcggctttagctcatccagagtgttgggtcttgagtctctcaacgttctcttcacaatatcccacagattctctatggggttcaggtcaggagagttggcaggccaattgagcacagtgataccatggtcagtaaaccatttaccagtggttttgtcactgtgagcaggtgccaggtcgtgctgaaaaatgaaatcttcatctccataaagcttttcagcagatggaagcatgaagtgctccaaaatctcctgatagctagctgcattgaccctgcccttgataaaacacagtggaccaacaccagcagctgacacggcaccccagaccatcactgactgtgggtacttgacactggacttctggcattttggcatttccttctccccagtcttcctccagactctggcaccttgatttccgaatgacatgcagaatttgctttcatccgaaaaaagtactttggaccactgagcaacagtccagagctgcttctctgtagcccaggtcaggcgcttctgccgctgtttctggttcaaaagtggcttgacctggggaatgcggcacctgtagcccatttcctgcacacgcctgagcacggtggctctggatgtttctactccagactcagtccactgcttccgcaggtcccccaaggtctggaatcggcccttctccacaatcttcctcagggtccggtcacctcttctcgttgtgcagcgttttccgccacactttttccttcccacagacttcccactgaggtgccttgatacagcactctgggaacagcctattcgttcagaaatttctttctgtatcttaccctcttgcttgagggtgtcaatagtggccttctggacagcagtcaggtcggcagtcttacccatgattgggcttttgagtgatgaaccaggctgggagttttaaaggcctcaggaatcttttgcaggtgtttagagttaactcgttgattcagatgattaggttcatagctcgtttagagacccttttaatgatatgctaattttgtgagacaggaattttgggttttcatgagctgtatgccaaaatcatccgtattaagacaataaaagacctgaaatatttcagttagtgtgcaatgaatctaaaatatatgaatgttaaattttcatcatgacattatggaaaataatgagctttatcacaatttgctaatattttgagaaggacctgtatatcaatgGGCCAGCCTTTGCTTCCCAAGTGCATCAGACGGTGTTCACAGGTTCACTGCAATTTCTTCCTTGGACCATGTTTGAGAGTACATCCCAGAAAAGCTCCCGTTTTGAAAACGATCTGTTCCAGTTGCTAATATGGTTGTTGTCACACTCGCTTGTCACACTCATTACATTTGTCAATTTTCCCTGTTTCTAACACATCAACTTTGAGAACACATTGTTCACTTGATGCCCAGTGAACACCAACCCTTCGACTGGTGTCATCATAACCAGAAGTTATTTTCCTAATCTGTTACTAACAGGTATTGATTGATGTATGGCACTACtattgatgttttttgtgaTGTGATAGCAAACACACTTATCAGGACATGTAACATATTCCCTTCATTCAATAATCAAGGGTGACCAAGGAGCTAAGGGTGCTGATGGAGCACCAGGTAAAGATGGCCCCCGTGGCTTAACTGGACCAATTGGACTTCCTGGACCTGCAGGACCACCTGGAGACAAGGGAGAGAATGGTGCCCCTGGACCTGTTGGACCTGCTGGAGCACGCGGAGCCCCTGTGAGTAAAATCTGTTTGTCTCCTAAAACACTGGACCACTATCTACTAATCCTTGAACCTTAAAAACCTTGATTGATACGTCTTCCTCTGTAACAGGGTGAGCGTGGTGAAGCCGGACCACCTGGACCTGCTGGATTTGCTGGACCCCctgtaattctttttctgtcactttttatttacactttaCAAATTTACTCTGAACTAttctaattaatttttttttatttgttaaatcacCACCATTCAACCTCAGGGTGCTGATGGACAGCCAGGTGCTAAGGGAGAGCCTGGAGATAATGGTGCTAAGGGAGATGCTGGTCCTCCAGGCCCTGCCGGACCAACTGGTGCTCCTGGACCTCAGGTTTTGAAGACTAATTAATATGTGGTTTGTAGTAGTTATCTACCAAAGACCCCTCAGTTTAGAATGaggttttgctgtgttttttttagggTCCCGTTGGAAACAATGGTCCTAAGGGAGCCCGTGGAGCAGCTGGACCTCCTGTAAGTTACTacttttgtttcactctgtaaatcttttttttttttttgcccaacATTAGCTTTAGTTGCATATTTCATATGCACTGACTTAATACAGTCTTTCCCCAAATTCCTGTTAACTAATGGTCCTCCTTCTTAGGGTGCAACAGGTTTCCCTGGTGCCGCTGGCCGAGTTGGACCTCCTGGCCCTGCAGTAAGGCTTTGTCagactttatatttattttttttctcctgagaCTGAAAAGTCCAGGTTTTCCTGCATTGGTACAGTTGCCCACTTCTCCTACTGTGTAGGGAAACTCTGGACCTCCCGGACCTCCTGGACCAGCCGGCAAGGAGGGACCTAAAGGAAACCGTGGTGAGACTGGACCTGCTGGTCGCCCTGGTGAGGTTGGTGCTGCTGGACCCCCTGGAACCCCTGGAGAGAAGGGTAGCCCTGGTTCAGATGGTGCTGCTGTAAGTAAGCTTCTCCAGAACAGGCTTTCAAAACCACCAGAAATATCCTCAGATTAAactaataaatcaaaatgactACATAAAATATCCATGTGTTTAGCTGCATAAACAATTTGTTCACTGTTGACTTTCCATTTCTAacttccatctctctctttcttcttGCTTTAACCTGCAGGGAGCTGCTGGTCTTCCTGGACCCCAAGGTATTGCTGGACAGCGTGGTATTGTTGGTCTGCCTGGACAGAGAGGAGAGAGAGGTTTCCCTGGTCTTCCTGGACTTGCTGTGAGTTATTCTTGATCTTCACACTAAAATATCTGcttcacagacacacagaccaTTTTGCAGAActtaaacacacatttttaagCAATTTCAGAAAGTTTCACTAAATTTACCCTAATTTCCACATCTTAAGGTTCCAGTAATGTAACAATCTTCAAAAATACAAGTAAAATTTCATTCTGACATTACAAAGCAAAAGGTAATTTGCTTCTACTATTGTTTCTTAAACAGGGAGAAGTTGGAAAGCCCGGACCTGCTGGCCCTGGTGGTGAGCGTGGACCTCCTGGACCAATGGGACCCCATGGTCTTGCTGGTGCCCCTGGAGAGCCTGGACGTGAGGTGTGATGAAGTCCCAAGATCACAGCAATGCTTTAGGCCTTTTgatattataatattttaacaCATGCTTGAGTTAAGCGTTCAGCTCATTGTAAGGTGGCTTTGTTTGCATTACAGGGAACCCCTGGTAATGAAGGACCAGCTGGACGTGATGGAGCCCCTGGGCCCAAGGTATGTTTATGATAAATATTAGACAATTAAACTGTCACAATATTCATCAAATTCATATCCAGTTAAATAGGTCCAAATTCAACTCATACCAATCCAAGTTATTTGATAACCCGGATTGAGGTTATCGGGTTACCCGGGTTATTGGGGTTTTTCATAAATCCTGTCTTGAGGGgcagatgttttattttggttgaTAAAAATGACCAGGTAAATTGATTTTATGTTGTGCTTTAGGGAGACCGTGGAGAGAGTGGCGCTGCTGGAGCCCCCGGTGCCCCTGGACCCCCTGGTGCCCCTGGACCTGTCGGACCCGCTGGAAAGACCGGTGACCGTGGAGAGACTGTGAGTGAAAATTGTGCAATGTATACTAGTCATTATTATTCTAATTCTAattgctttttattatttttttcatgttatacaTGCATACACATACAGCATTTATCTGCCTCTAGGTTAAATTGAGGTTTCTGTTTTTCAGGGACCCGCTGGCCCCGCTGGCCCTTCCGGCCCTGCTGGACCTCGTGGCCCTGCTGTAAGGACCATTTGCAACAAGATTAACAAATGAATTAtataaaggtaaataaaaagttaaattataattctCCATCCTTACAGGGACCTGCTGGAGCTCGTGGAGACAAGGGAGAGACCGGAGAGGCTGGAGAGAGAGGCATGAAGGGACACAGAGGATTCACTGGTCAACAGGGACCTCCTGGACCTCCTGTATGTTACTTTTCTGTGTAGTTTATATATACTAGACTCATGGTATCCAATAACAGAATAAATTTCTGAGTCGCATTCTTTTTCTATAAACTTCTAGGGACCCTCAGGAGAGGCTGGACCTGCTGGTGCTGCTGGTGCTGCTGGACCCAGAGTGAGTTGTGACTATTATGCCTttaatacactgcctggccaaaaaaaagtcgccaTCTGGATTTAACTAAGAAAATATGTATAAGTCCATTGGAGAATTACTGCAGGGGCAATTATggttcagctggcaacaagttatttaacctcAACTGGTTTTTGAACGACGCATCCCGTGGTCGTTGAAAACATGTCAGTCtatttcagaagggtcaaatcattggcatgcatcaagcagagaaaacatctaaggagattgcagaaactaccgaAATTgtgttaagaactgtccaacgcaatattaaaaactggaaggatagtgggggcCCATTGTCGTCATGGAAGAAATGTGGCTggcaaaaaatcctgaatgattatgatgggcaatcaCTTAAATGTGTGGGaaaatcaaatcgaagaaaaacaacagtaatgaACAGTAATTTTTTCACACACACAATGCAAAGGAACCTCAAGGGATTAGGAcaaaacagctgtgtagccATAAGGacaccactaatcagtgaggctaactggaaaaaaagtcttcaatttgctagggagcataaagattggattctggagcaatggaagatggtcatatggtctgatgagtccagatttaccatgttccagagtgatgggcgcatcagggtaagaagagaggcaggtgaagtgatccaaccatcatgcctagtgcctactgtaccagccagtggggcagtgctatgatctggggttgctgcagttggtcaagTCTGGATTCAGCAACAgttatgtgttcaaagaatgaggtcagctgactacctgaatatactgaatgaccaggttattccatcaatggatcttttcttccctgatggcatgggcatattccaagatgacaatgccaggattcatcaggctcgaattgtgaaagagtggttcagggagcatgagacatcattctcccATAttgattggccaccacagagtgcaaaccttaaccccattgagaatctttcggatgtgctggagaaggctttgcacagctatcatcatcaatgcaagatcttggtgacaaattaatgcaacactgggtggaaataaatctggtgaaattgcagaagcttatcgaaacaaagCCACAGCAAATacgtgccgtaatcaaagctagaagcggtccaacgaaatattagtgtgtgacctttttttttggtggcgagattttttttggccaggcaatgtatatttgctttatttttttgtagaatTAGATTTTCCTAATTTTCCTTGCTTTTTGTAGGGCCCTGCTGGATCTGCTGGTGCTCCTGGTAAGGATGGTATGTCTGGTATTCCTGGACCTACTGGACCTCCTGGACCCCGTGGACGTTCTGGAGAGATGGGACCTGCTGTAAGTATCGTTGAATTTGTCTTattactcttttttttatttctcaaaagTAGGACTTGGCAGTTACGAACTAACTAACCAAatctttctttatttctgttagggtcctcctggaccccctggaCCCCCAGGACCTCCTGGTGCCCCTGGTGGTGGATTTGACATTGGTTTCATTACCCAGGAGAAGGCCCCTGATCCCTTCCGCATGTTCCGTGCTGATGACGCTAATGTTCTCCGTGACCGTGACCTGGAGGTGGACAGCACCCTAAAGAGCCTTAGTCAACAGATCGAACATATCCGCAGCCCTGATGGAACCAGAAAGAACCCTGCCAGAACCTGCAGAGACCTCAAGATGTGCCACCCAAACTGGAAGAGTGGTGTGTGTCTATAGCTGGACAAGGGTGGAATACTAGTGTTTCTTTTGAGCATAACATACATATGCAGACTCTAGTTCTTTTGTAAAACAAGATGGTCTAGAAGACAAAGTTCTCTGAAATTAGTTTTTCTGCCATGCAGGTGAGTACTGGATTGACCCAGACCAGGGCTGCACTCAGGATGCCATCAAGGTCTACTGCAACATGGACACCGGAGAAACCTGCATGTCACCAACTCAGCCTGAGGTTGTCAAGAAGAATTGGTACATAAGCAAAAACATCAAGGAGAAAAAACACATCTGGTTCGGAGAGGCTATGAATGACGGCTTCCAGGTAAAACCCTAGGCTGCAAAAGTCTCTAAACTCACAATCTTTTTTCGTCTGtttgtttcatcttttttttttctactttacaTCCACAATCCCCTAAATTGTAGTCCAAAACCTCATCTGG is a window of Girardinichthys multiradiatus isolate DD_20200921_A chromosome Y, DD_fGirMul_XY1, whole genome shotgun sequence DNA encoding:
- the LOC124864205 gene encoding collagen alpha-1(I) chain-like, coding for MFSFVDLRQALLLSVTVLLIRGQGEDDRTGASCTLEGQVFADRDVWKPEPCQICVCDSGTVLCDEVLCEEPTDCPNPIVPQGECCAICPDDGYQSAQVEGTKGDRGAKGERGPPGPPGRDGLDGQPGLPGPPGPPGLGGNFSPQMSGGYDEKSPAMPVPGPMGPMGPRGPTGAPGPSGPPGPNGLPGEPGEAGATGPMGPRGPAGPPGKNGEDGEAGKPGRPGERGPSGPQGARGFPGTPGLPGIKGHRGFSGLDGAKGDTGPAGPKGEAGAPGENGTPGAMGPRGLPGERGRAGPPGAAGARGNDGAAGAAGPPGPTGPAGPPGFPGGPGPKGDVGAQGARGPEGPAGARGEPGNPGPAGPAGPSGNPGADGAPGAKGGPGAPGVAGAPGFPGPRGPPGPQGAAGAPGPKGNTGEVGAPGFKGEPGAKGEAGAPGVQGPPGPPGEEGKRGTRGEPGAAGARGAPGERGAPGGRGFPGSDGPAGAKGAPGERGAPGLVGPKGSTGEPGRTGEPGLPGAKGMTGSPGSPGPDGKMGSAGAPGQDGRPGPPGPVGARGQPGVMGFPGPKGAAGEAGKPGERGVMGPTGPAGAAGKDGDVGPQGPPGPAGPTGERGEAGPAGAPGFQGLPGPQGAIGESGKSGEQGLPGEPGAAGPAGARGDRGFPGERGAPGPIGPAGARGSPGSPGNDGAKGEPGAPGAPGAQGPPGLQGMPGERGAAGLPGLRGDRGDQGAKGADGAPGKDGPRGLTGPIGLPGPAGPPGDKGENGAPGPVGPAGARGAPGERGEAGPPGPAGFAGPPGADGQPGAKGEPGDNGAKGDAGPPGPAGPTGAPGPQGPVGNNGPKGARGAAGPPGATGFPGAAGRVGPPGPAGNSGPPGPPGPAGKEGPKGNRGETGPAGRPGEVGAAGPPGTPGEKGSPGSDGAAGAAGLPGPQGIAGQRGIVGLPGQRGERGFPGLPGLAGEVGKPGPAGPGGERGPPGPMGPHGLAGAPGEPGREGTPGNEGPAGRDGAPGPKGDRGESGAAGAPGAPGPPGAPGPVGPAGKTGDRGETGPAGPAGPSGPAGPRGPAGPAGARGDKGETGEAGERGMKGHRGFTGQQGPPGPPGPSGEAGPAGAAGAAGPRGPAGSAGAPGKDGMSGIPGPTGPPGPRGRSGEMGPAGPPGPPGPPGPPGAPGGGFDIGFITQEKAPDPFRMFRADDANVLRDRDLEVDSTLKSLSQQIEHIRSPDGTRKNPARTCRDLKMCHPNWKSGEYWIDPDQGCTQDAIKVYCNMDTGETCMSPTQPEVVKKNWYISKNIKEKKHIWFGEAMNDGFQFEYGSEGSLPDDVNIQLTFLRLMSTEASQNITYYCKNSIGYMDAAAGNLKKSLLLQGSNEIEIRAEGNSRFTYSVLEDGCTSHTGTWGKTVIDYKTTKTSRLPIIDIAPMDVGAPDQEFGLEVGPVCFL